A stretch of DNA from Microlunatus sp. Gsoil 973:
GCTGCCCGAGCTTCAGGTCGAGATCACCGGCGGTGGGGGGTTCGCCGCCAGGGTCGATTTCCTGTGGGAGGACGCCAAGGTCGTCGGCGAGTTCGACGGCTATGTCAAGTACGGCCGACTGCTGGCGCCCGGTGAGCAGCCCGGAGACGCGGTCTTCAAGGAGAAGATCCGCGAGGACCGGCTGCGTGAACTCGGCTACATCGTGGTCCGCTGGGTCTGGGACGACCTGCTCCATCCCCAACGCCTCGTTGCCCGGATCCGGCGCGCGCTGGAGGTCGCAGCGCGGGCGGGTCGTCGCTGACCGAGCCCTCACCCCGTGCCGCACCGGCTGTTGCACGCCGCACCGTGTGTACAGGGTGCGGCGTGCAACAGGTGGTGCGGCAAGGGGGAGGGGGTCGGGACCGCGGGACGGGGCGGCTAGGAGAGTTGGGTCTCGCGGACCCAGGCGAGGTAGTCCTCGGAGACCTTGCCGGTCACATAATCACCGGTGAAACAGCTGAGCTCCAGCGACTTCACCTCGGAATCCTCGATGATCGCGGACTCGAGATCGTCGATGTCCTGGTAGATCAACCGGTCCGCACCGATCTGTTCGGCGATCTCGTCGACATCCCGATCATGGGCGATGAACTCCTCCGGCGTCGGCAGGTTGATCCCGTACACGTTGGGGAAACGCAACGGCGGAGCCGCGGAGGCGAAGGTCACCGAGCGAGCCCCGCAGGAGCGGGCGAGTTCGATGATCTGGGCCGAGGTGGTACCGCGGACGATCGAGTCCTCCACGATCAGTACGTTCTTGCCGGCGAACTCGGCGGGCATCGGATTGAGCTTCTGCCGGACGCTCTGCCGCCGCAGCGCCTGGCCGGGCATGATGAAGGTCCGGCCGACGTAGAAGTTCTTGTAGAAGCCTTCCCGGTAATCGATCCCGAGCTGCCGTGCCACCTGGATGGCGGCCGGCCGGGCGGAGTCGGGGACCGGCATCACGACGTCGATGTCACCGGCCGGAAGCTCCCTGGTGATCTTGTCCGCCAGCCGCTCACCCAGCCGCAACCTGGCCTCGTACACCGAGATGCCGTTCATGATCGAATCCGGGCGGGCGAGATAGATGTACTCGAAGGCGCACGGGACGAGCGATGTCTGGTCCGCGCACTGCCGGGCGAAGAACTCGCCGCTGCTGGATATGAAGATCGCCTCACCCGGCGCGACATCACGGACCACGGTGAAACCGGACGCCTCCAGAGCGACCGACTCCGATGCGAGCATCCATTCCGGACCCGCGGCCGAGTTCCGCCGGCCGATGATCAACGGCCTGATGCCGTACGGGTCACGAAAGCCGAGCAGACCGTGGCCGGCGATCAACGCCACCACGGCGTACGAGCCCTCAAGCCGCTGATGCGTCTGCCGTACGGCAGCGAAGATCTGCTCCGGTTCCAGCTCGATCCCGCTGATCTGTGACTGCAGTTCGGTAGCCAGGACGTTGACCAGCATCTCGGTATCGCCGGTGGAGTTCATGTGCCGGCGGTCGATGTGGAAGAGATCATCGGCGAGTTCGCGGACATTGGTCAGGTTTCCGTTGTGTACCAACGTGATGCCGTACGGCGCGTTCACGTAGAACGGCTGCACCTCCCGTTCGTTCGCCGCATCCCCACGGGTGGTGTAACGGACGTGACCGAGTCCGACCGTGCCGAGCAGGGACCGCATGTCCCGGGTCCGGAACGCTTCGCGGACCTGACCACGAGTCTTCGATGCGTGGAACGTCGCGCCGTCCTGGGTAACAATTCCCGTGGCATCCTGTCCGCGATGCTGCAACATCAACAGCGCGTCGTAGATCTGCTGGTTCACCGGTTCGGTCGAGACGATGCCGACGATGCCGCACATGCGGCCAGCGTATCGACGCGTGGCCGGTCGGTGATCGCGCCGTCACGTGTGGACCGATGGGGAGGAATGATATGGACTGGGTCAGCGTGCCGCTGCAGACCGATCTGCAGTGGTCACTGCAGTTCGCGCGGCTACCCGAACTCGGCGCCGCCCTCGTGCTGTCGATGGCGGTCGGTTTCGAGCGACAGTTCCGCGGCAAGCAGGCCGGTGTGCGTACCCACGCTCTGGTCGGTCTCGGCTCCGCCCTGTTCATGTTGGTCTCCAAGTACGGGTTCGCCGACCTGCTGGGCACCACCGGTATCGGTCTTGACCCGAGCCGGATCGCGGCGCAGATCGTCTCAGGAATCGGATTCCTCGGTGCCGGCATCATCGTCTTCCGGTCCGACGCGGTCCGCGGGCTGACCACTGCCGCCTCCGTCTGGCTCACGGCAGCCATCGGCATGGCGTGCGGCGGGAGCCTGTTCGCCTTGGCCGGGGTGGTGACCGCCGCCTACTTCCTGGTCGTCTTCGTCGGCCCGCTGCTGAGCCGACTGACCCATCCGGTCGGTTCGGCCGAGTTGCAGATCGAGTACCGCGACGGTCAGGGTCTGTTACGCGACATCGTCGAGGTGATCACCAGTCGGCAATGGCGGATCTCTCGGCTCCGCACCGGGACACATCGCACCGATCCGGGCTACGTCGCGGTGTTCATCGCCGCCGAAGGCGGCACCGATTCCGGCGATCTGCTCGATGCGGTTGCCAGCGTCGAGGGCGTACGGTCGGTGGACTGGGCCGATGACGAGGACAGCTCCTCCTGATCGAGCTCGAAACCCGGCTCCGAAGAAATCCGTAGCTGCGGATGTCCTAAGCTTGCCCCGTGCCGCAATATCGGATTTCTCAGGCAGCCGGGCTGCTGGGCGTCAGCGACGACACCGTACGCCGCTGGATCGACACCGGCAGGCTGTCCGCGGTTCCTGGAGACGGCCCGACCGAGGTCGACGGAGCCGACCTCGCGCGGCTCGCCCAGGACGTCGCCATGGCCCCGACGGGCGGCAGGCCGGTGGCCGAGAGCGCCCGGAACCGGCTGACCGGGCTGGTCACCAGGGTGACCAAGGACACCGTCATGGCCCAGGTCGACCTGCAGTGCGGGCCCTTCCGGGTCGTCTCGCTGATGTCCGCCGAGGCCGCCGACGAACTCGGCCTGGAACCGGGGGTCCTCGCCGTGGCTGCCGTGAAAGCGACCACCGTCGTGATCGAGGTTCCGCATCCATGACCGGCCGCCGGCAGAGGATGATGATCAACCGATCCCGTGGGCGGCCCCGGATTGTCGTCACGCTGATCGCACTGCTCGCCGTCGCCGCCTGCGGCACATCGACCGACAACGGCAGCGGGCCCGCATCGTCGGCGAGCAGCTCCGCGGGAGCGGGGGACAAGATCACCGGCAAGGTCACCGTACTTGCGGCGGCCTCGCTGACCGAGGCGTTCACCACCATCGGCAAGGACTTCGAGGCCGTGCACCCCGGCACCACCGTGACCTTCTCCTTCGGCTCGAGCGCGACCTTGGCGACGCAGGTCAACCAGGGCGCACCGGCCGACGTCTTCGCCTCGGCCGACGAGCGCACCATGCAGCTGGTCACCGACGCCGGGAACGCCCGGGATCCGAAGATCTTCGCCACCAACACCCTGGAGATCGCCGTACCACCGGGAAATCCCGGCAGGATCTCCGGACTCGCCGACTTCGCCGATGGTTCGAAGAAGACCGCAGTGTGTGCCAAGGAGGTTCCCTGCGGGGCAGCGGCCCGACAGGTGCTCCAGAAGGCCGGAGTCAGGGCGAAACCGGTGAGCTATGAGACAGACGTCAAGGCCGCGCTGCAGAAGGTCGAACAGAACGAGGTCGATGCGGCCCTGGTCTATGAGACCGACGTAGCCGACGCGGGCGACAAGGTCATGGGGATCTCCTTCCCTGAGGCGAGCGCGGTGATCAACAGGTATCCGATCGTCGCACTCAAGCGGTCCGCCAACAGTGCAACGGCTTCGGCCTTCGCCGATTACGTCACCGGTCCCGGTGAGAAGGTTCTCCACCGGGCCGGATTCGGGTCTCCGTGACCGACGCCCCCCGGACCCGGGTCACCGGTCAGCGTGGCGGTGTGCCGGTCCTGTTGATCACGCCGACCCTGATCGGGCTGGGTTTCCTGGTGCTGCCGCTGATCGGTCTGCTGGTCCGGGCGCCGTGGACACGAGCCGCGGCCATCCTCGGCGGCGGGGAGGCCTGGCCGGCACTTCGACTCTCGTTGATCACCGCCACTGCGGCCACCCTGCTGGTCCTGCTGCTCGGTGTGCCTCTGGCGTGGTTCCTGGCCCGTCCGCAGGGCCGTTTCCGCTCGTTGCTGCGTGCGGTGATCACCGTCCCGCTGGTGTTGCCGCCGGTCGTCGGCGGCGTCGCGTTGTTCACGATCCTCGGCCGTTCGGGGATCATCGGCCACCCGCTGTACCGACTCACTGGCTTCTCGTTCCCGTTCACTCCCTACGCCGTGGTGCTGTCCCAGACCTTCGTCGCCCTGCCGTACCTGGTGCTGTCGGTCGAGGGCGCGCTGCGCGGCGCTGATCGTCGTTACGAGGATGCGGCGCAGACCCTCGGCGCACGACCGTTGATCGTCTTCTGGCGGGTCACCCTGCCGTTGATCGGGCCGGGCGTCGCGGCCGGCGCAGTGTTGGCCTGGGCCCGCGCACTGGGCGAGTTCGGCGCGACGATCACCTTTGCCGGCAACTTTCCCGGCACCACCCAGACCATGCCGCTCGCGGTGTACCTGGCCCTGGAGACCGATCCGGACGCCGCGTTGTTGCTTTCGGTGTTGCTGCTGGTCGTCGCGGTTGCCGTGCTCGCCCTGCTGCGGGATCGGTGGGTACGCCAATGGTGAGTCTGCTGGAGGCGAACTTCCGGCTCAGCCGCGGACGATTCGATCTTGAGCTGTCGCTGACCGCCGAACCCGGCGAGGTGGTCGCCCTGGTCGGACCGAACGGCGCCGGCAAGACGACGACGCTGGGTGTCCTGGCCGGGCTGCTGGCGCCGGAGAGTGGCACGGTCCGGGTCGGCGGACGGTTGCTCGCGGGGGACGGGATGTCGCTGCCGCCGCACCAGCGGCCGGTGGGCGTGGTGTTCCAGGACTACCTGCTGTTCCCCCATCTGACGGTGTTGGACAACGTCGCCTTCGGGCTGCGGACCGGCGGGATGTCGCGATCGGCCGCCAGGCATCATGCTGCCGAATGGCTGGCTCGGATGGAGGCAGCTGATCTTGCCCCGCTGCGGCCGCACCAACTCTCCGGCGGTCAGGCGCAGCGGGTGGCACTGGCCCGGTCACTGGCCCGCAAACCGGCCCTGCTCCTGCTGGACGAGCCGCTTGCCGCACTCGATGCCCGGACCAGGTTGCTGATCCGCGGCGAGCTGCGCCGCCTGCTGGGCTCGTTCGACGGGGCGACCATCGTGATCACCCACGACCCGACCGATGCCGCAGTGCTGGCGGATCGGCTGGTGGTCATCGAGAACGGTCGGGTGGTGCAGACCGGGACACCGCAGGACGTTGCCCGGCGGCCGCGCACCGATTACGTGGCACGCCTCGCCGGACTGAACCTGCTGTCCGGGGTCGGTGTTGATCACCAGGAAGTTGATCATGCGATCGATCGGGTGGTGGATCCGGTCGTTGATCATCCGGTTGATGATCCGGTGGATCATCACGAGGGTGGTGGGCGGATCGATCATGGCGTACGCCTGTCGGACGGCACGGTGATCGCGGTGCCCGGGGCGGTGTCCGGTCGGGTCTTCGTCGCCTTCCGTCCCTCGGCCGTTTCCTTGTGGCGCAGCCGTCCGGCCGGGAGTCCGCGCAATGTCTGGCCGGTCGAAGTTCGCGGACTGGAACCGTACGGCGACAGCGTGCGGGTCGAGTTGCTCCGCTCCACCACCGACACCGTGCCGGACCGGGCCACGCGCCCCGACACCGCGTCGGCGTTCAGTTTTGTGGCCGAGATCACCGTGGCGGCGGTCGCCGATCTCGGACTGGCGGTCGGCGACCGGCTGTGGACGACGTTGAAGGCGTCCGAGATCGAGATCTATCCGGCGTGATGTTGATCACGTGCCGCGACTTGTTAGGAAAGTCACGGCAAATCCACGGCCAACGGCGAGGTCGGGCTATTACACAGGTGGGATGGCTTCCGAACGCGATCTGCAGCATCGACCCCGGAATCGACCTCGGATCGGTCGCCGCGCTCTGCTGGCGGGTGGGCTCGTCCTGGTGCCCGTGGCGGCATTCGGCGGGTACGAGGCCTGGTCGGTGACCAACGGGCTCGGCCAGTTGCACCGCAGCCTGGATCTCCCGGGCTCCAAGCCGAACACCGGCCAGAACGGCGGTCAGGCCACGGTCGACCCGGACAAGGGACGTCCGGTGAACATCATGTTGCTCGGTTCGGACAGCCGTGACCAGAATTCCGGGGACGGGCGCAGCGACACCATCATGCTGCTGCACCTGGCCGCGAACCGTGAGGACGCGTACCTGATCTCCTTCCCGCGTGACATGTGGGTAGAGGTTCCGGGGCGCGGCAAGAACAAGATCAACGCCGCGTACTCCTACGGCGGCACGAAGCTGCTCGCCGCAACGGTCAACAAGCTGACCGGCATCACCGTCGATCATGCCGCGGTGGTCGACTTCGCCGGGTTCGCCGACCTGACCGACTCGGTCGGCGGGGTGACGATCACCAACAACCAGGCGTTCAGCAGCCACGGCTACGACTACCCGAAGGGCAGGATCACCCTGTCCGGCAAGAAGGCGCTGTGGTTCGTCCGGGAACGTCACGCATTGCCCGACGGCGACTTCGGCCGGGCCGCCAACCAGCGCAAGGTGGTCAAGGCGTTGGCCGCAAAACTGGCCAAGCCGCAGACGCTCGCCGATCCGACGAAGCTGTCCCGGGTGGTCTCCAACCTCGCCAAGTACGTCACCGTCGACAAGGGCCTGAACGATCGGACGATCCTCGGCCTGGCCCGCTCGATGAAGGTGGCCGCGTCGGCGCTGGTCACCCTGCAGGCCCCGGTCTCCGGCACGGCCATGATCGACGGTCAGTCGGTCGACATCGTCGACGCCAAGCTGATGCGGAAACTGGCCGAGGCGCTGCGCAACGACACCGTCGGCCAGTACGCCGCGGCTCACAAATCCGACGGCTGAGCCGGCGCGCAGCTTCTATGCTGAGCCGGTGAGTTCCGTCCCGCAGTTCGTCGGCCCGGCCGTGATCGGCTCGGTCAACATCGGCAGCCCTGAGCCCAACCCGTACAAGGACACCAAGAAGACAGGCATCGGCAAGCACCCGGTGACCGGTCGGGTCGAGGTGCGGGCGCCCGGCCCGAAGTTCGGTGGCCTGGGCAGTGGCCTGGTCGGTGACTTCATCGGCGACACCGCCAACCACGGCGGTGACGAACAAGCCGTGTACGCCTACGCCCGGGAGGACCTCGACGCCTGGCAGCAGCGGCTCGGACGGGAGCTTGCCGACGGCTTCTTCGGGGAGAATGTGACCACCTGGGGCATCGACGTCAACCAGGCGAGGCTGGGTGAGCGCTGGCAGATCGGCGACCATGATCGACATCAGGGTCGGCCGTGCGACTGCCCGGTGCTCGAGGTGACCAGCCCGCGCATTCCCTGCTCCACCTTCCGCGGCTGGGTCGGGGAGAAGGGTTGGCTCAAGATCTTCACCCAGGTTGCCCGGCCCGGGGCGTACTTCCGGGTGATCACCCCCGGCACCATCGGTGCCGGCGACCCGATCACTGTGATCCGGCGACCCGAGCACGAGGTCACCGTCGCACTGGTCTACCGGGCGACGACGACCGAAAGGGAGCTGCTGCCCGAGCTGCTCGCGGCAGGCGATGACCTGCCGGAGGAGACCCGGCAGATGGTGGTCAACCGCACCGGATTCGATCTTGACTGAGCACTTCCATCGATCGGCCGAACTTTCCGCCGTTGTTGGCGCAGTCGGAGGCCGGAGCGTCGTTGATCATGTCGTCGCATTGATCATGCCCGCCGATCAGCAAATCCCAGTTCTCGGTGGCGATGCTGGCGGCGAACACGGTCGCGCAGTGGGTAAGGAAGCGGTTCGGCAGTGAACCCTCCTGGATCTCCCGAGGCGAGTCAGACATGATCAACTCTCCCCCGGGCGGGTGAAGGATTCTC
This window harbors:
- the purF gene encoding amidophosphoribosyltransferase → MCGIVGIVSTEPVNQQIYDALLMLQHRGQDATGIVTQDGATFHASKTRGQVREAFRTRDMRSLLGTVGLGHVRYTTRGDAANEREVQPFYVNAPYGITLVHNGNLTNVRELADDLFHIDRRHMNSTGDTEMLVNVLATELQSQISGIELEPEQIFAAVRQTHQRLEGSYAVVALIAGHGLLGFRDPYGIRPLIIGRRNSAAGPEWMLASESVALEASGFTVVRDVAPGEAIFISSSGEFFARQCADQTSLVPCAFEYIYLARPDSIMNGISVYEARLRLGERLADKITRELPAGDIDVVMPVPDSARPAAIQVARQLGIDYREGFYKNFYVGRTFIMPGQALRRQSVRQKLNPMPAEFAGKNVLIVEDSIVRGTTSAQIIELARSCGARSVTFASAAPPLRFPNVYGINLPTPEEFIAHDRDVDEIAEQIGADRLIYQDIDDLESAIIEDSEVKSLELSCFTGDYVTGKVSEDYLAWVRETQLS
- a CDS encoding MgtC/SapB family protein → MDWVSVPLQTDLQWSLQFARLPELGAALVLSMAVGFERQFRGKQAGVRTHALVGLGSALFMLVSKYGFADLLGTTGIGLDPSRIAAQIVSGIGFLGAGIIVFRSDAVRGLTTAASVWLTAAIGMACGGSLFALAGVVTAAYFLVVFVGPLLSRLTHPVGSAELQIEYRDGQGLLRDIVEVITSRQWRISRLRTGTHRTDPGYVAVFIAAEGGTDSGDLLDAVASVEGVRSVDWADDEDSSS
- a CDS encoding molybdopterin-binding protein, which translates into the protein MPQYRISQAAGLLGVSDDTVRRWIDTGRLSAVPGDGPTEVDGADLARLAQDVAMAPTGGRPVAESARNRLTGLVTRVTKDTVMAQVDLQCGPFRVVSLMSAEAADELGLEPGVLAVAAVKATTVVIEVPHP
- the modA gene encoding molybdate ABC transporter substrate-binding protein; translation: MTGRRQRMMINRSRGRPRIVVTLIALLAVAACGTSTDNGSGPASSASSSAGAGDKITGKVTVLAAASLTEAFTTIGKDFEAVHPGTTVTFSFGSSATLATQVNQGAPADVFASADERTMQLVTDAGNARDPKIFATNTLEIAVPPGNPGRISGLADFADGSKKTAVCAKEVPCGAAARQVLQKAGVRAKPVSYETDVKAALQKVEQNEVDAALVYETDVADAGDKVMGISFPEASAVINRYPIVALKRSANSATASAFADYVTGPGEKVLHRAGFGSP
- a CDS encoding ABC transporter permease → MTDAPRTRVTGQRGGVPVLLITPTLIGLGFLVLPLIGLLVRAPWTRAAAILGGGEAWPALRLSLITATAATLLVLLLGVPLAWFLARPQGRFRSLLRAVITVPLVLPPVVGGVALFTILGRSGIIGHPLYRLTGFSFPFTPYAVVLSQTFVALPYLVLSVEGALRGADRRYEDAAQTLGARPLIVFWRVTLPLIGPGVAAGAVLAWARALGEFGATITFAGNFPGTTQTMPLAVYLALETDPDAALLLSVLLLVVAVAVLALLRDRWVRQW
- a CDS encoding ABC transporter ATP-binding protein, with the translated sequence MVSLLEANFRLSRGRFDLELSLTAEPGEVVALVGPNGAGKTTTLGVLAGLLAPESGTVRVGGRLLAGDGMSLPPHQRPVGVVFQDYLLFPHLTVLDNVAFGLRTGGMSRSAARHHAAEWLARMEAADLAPLRPHQLSGGQAQRVALARSLARKPALLLLDEPLAALDARTRLLIRGELRRLLGSFDGATIVITHDPTDAAVLADRLVVIENGRVVQTGTPQDVARRPRTDYVARLAGLNLLSGVGVDHQEVDHAIDRVVDPVVDHPVDDPVDHHEGGGRIDHGVRLSDGTVIAVPGAVSGRVFVAFRPSAVSLWRSRPAGSPRNVWPVEVRGLEPYGDSVRVELLRSTTDTVPDRATRPDTASAFSFVAEITVAAVADLGLAVGDRLWTTLKASEIEIYPA
- a CDS encoding LCP family protein; protein product: MASERDLQHRPRNRPRIGRRALLAGGLVLVPVAAFGGYEAWSVTNGLGQLHRSLDLPGSKPNTGQNGGQATVDPDKGRPVNIMLLGSDSRDQNSGDGRSDTIMLLHLAANREDAYLISFPRDMWVEVPGRGKNKINAAYSYGGTKLLAATVNKLTGITVDHAAVVDFAGFADLTDSVGGVTITNNQAFSSHGYDYPKGRITLSGKKALWFVRERHALPDGDFGRAANQRKVVKALAAKLAKPQTLADPTKLSRVVSNLAKYVTVDKGLNDRTILGLARSMKVAASALVTLQAPVSGTAMIDGQSVDIVDAKLMRKLAEALRNDTVGQYAAAHKSDG
- a CDS encoding MOSC domain-containing protein, whose translation is MSSVPQFVGPAVIGSVNIGSPEPNPYKDTKKTGIGKHPVTGRVEVRAPGPKFGGLGSGLVGDFIGDTANHGGDEQAVYAYAREDLDAWQQRLGRELADGFFGENVTTWGIDVNQARLGERWQIGDHDRHQGRPCDCPVLEVTSPRIPCSTFRGWVGEKGWLKIFTQVARPGAYFRVITPGTIGAGDPITVIRRPEHEVTVALVYRATTTERELLPELLAAGDDLPEETRQMVVNRTGFDLD